In the genome of Oncorhynchus clarkii lewisi isolate Uvic-CL-2024 chromosome 4, UVic_Ocla_1.0, whole genome shotgun sequence, one region contains:
- the LOC139407100 gene encoding dehydrodolichyl diphosphate synthase complex subunit nus1-like, which translates to MVHVYEFMWRVLHVLLHIHRTFITLFRIRLRNWNGQLWSRAVAALFVPIALSFPKQKKLVPAPGKRVGRRYRWGADGKSLEKLPDHIGLLIAEEEPRYTDIANIVVWCMAVGISYISVYDNHGVFRRNNSRLMKEILKQQQELLGLEGSKQHSVEFLSNGTDKQDHQVLSCQSVVKVLSPDDGKLRIVQAAQELCRAVEQMEKTAKDINVTVLDSLLRESKTTPDPDLVLKFGPVESTLGFLPWHIRLTEFISLPSHVDVSYEDLFSALQHYSSCEQRLGK; encoded by the exons ATGGTGCACGTGTACGAGTTCATGTGGCGGGTTTTGCATGTCCTTCTCCACATTCATAGAACGTTTATCACTTTGTTCCGAATCCGTCTTCGCAATTGGAATGGGCAGCTATGGTCACGAGCCGTAGCGGCGCTTTTTGTGCCGATAGCTCTCTCGTTTCCCAAACAGAAAAAGCTCGTTCCTGCACCCGGTAAACGCGTTGGTCGTCGGTATCGCTGGGGGGCGGATGGGAAATCCCTGGAGAAGCTGCCTGACCATATCGGCTTGTTGATAGCGGAAGAAGAGCCGAGATACACAGACATTGCCAACATTGTCGTGTGGTGCATGGCAGTCGGCATATCTTATATCAGTGTGTACGATAATCACG GTGTGTTCAGGAGGAACAACTCCAGGCTGATGAAGGAGATCctgaagcagcagcaggagctcCTGGGTCTGGAAGGCTCCAAGCAGCACTCTGTAGAGTTCCTCAGCAATGGCACTGACAAACAGGACCATCAAG tgCTGTCGTGTCAGTCAGTGGTGAAGGTGCTGTCTCCAGACGATGGGAAGCTGAGGATCGTCCAGGCAGCACAGGAGCTGTGCAGAGCTGTGGAACAGATGGAGAAGACAGCCAAAGACATCAACGTCACTGTGCTTGACTCTCTACtcagag AGTCGAAGACTACACCAGATCCTGACCTGGTTCTGAAGTTCGGCCCAGTAGAAAGCACCCTGGGGTTCCTGCCCTGGCACATCAGACTGACAGAGTTCAT cTCCTTACCCTCCCATGTGGATGTCTCCTATGAGGACTTATTCAGCGCCCTTCAGCACTACTCCTCCTGTGAGCAGCGGCTGGGGAAGTGA
- the LOC139407101 gene encoding Golgi-associated PDZ and coiled-coil motif-containing protein isoform X1, translating to MSASAGVSPSAQGTALVSPGTGMSMFRWLEVLEKEFDKAFVDVDLLLGEIDPDQADITYEGRQKMTSLSSCFAQLCHKAQTIFQLNHKVEAQLVGLRSELTDVQAERVVVEREVHDQLLQLHAMQLQLHAKAGQTVDSDSIKDRMPVPSVEEMERELQDNKKEKVKEVKLEAEVKLHKKENEALRRHIAVLQAEVYGARLAAKYLDKELAGRVQQIQLLGRDMKGPAHDKLWNQLEAEIHLHRHKTVIRACRGRNDPKKPLPSPVGHETDVLKKTQGVGPIRKVVLAKEDHEGLGISITGGKEHGVPILISEIHPTQPAERCGGLHVGDAILAVNSINLRDAKHKEAVTILSQQRGEIEFEVVYVAPEVDSDDENVEYEDDDGHRYRLYLDELEEGSASSRNNGTADSASLQALEKMSVSDSPENGDTGISSETTSEETMSKAAESGESSS from the exons ATGTCTGCCTCGGCCGGTGTCTCTCCGTCAGCCCAGGGCACTGCCCTGGTCAGTCCAGGCACGGGGATGTCCATGTTTCGGTGGCTTGAGGTTCTGGAGAAGGAGTTTGACAAGGCGTTTGTTGACGTCGATTTACTACTGGGAGAAATCGATCCAGATCAAGCTGACATCACCTACGAGGGTCGTCAAAAGATGACAAGTCTCAGCTCCTGTTTTGCTCAGCTTTGCCACAAAGCCCAGACGATTTTTCAACTTAATCACAAAGTCGAG gctCAGCTGGTTGGCCTGCGATCGGAGCTGACTGACGTGCAGGCAGAgagggtggtggtggagagggaggTTCACGACCAGCTCCTCCAGCTCCATGCCATGCAGCTGCAGCTTCACGCCAAGGCTGGGCAGACCGTGGACTCGGACTCCATCAAAGACAGGATG CCTGTTCCCTCAGTGGAGGAGATG gagaGGGAGCTGCAGGACAACAAGAAGGAGAAGGTGAAGGAAGTGAAGTTGGAGGCAGAGGTCAAGCTGCATAAGAAGGAGAATGAGGCCCTCCGCAGGCACATCGCCGTACTGCAGGCTGAGGTCTACGGGGCTAGACTGGCAGCCAAGTACCTGGACAAAGAGCTGGCTGGAAG AGTTCAGCAGATCCAGTTACTGGGTCGGGACATGAAGGGGCCCGCTCATGACAAACTATGGAACCAGCTGGAGGCTGAGATCCACCTCCACCGCCACAAGACAGTCATCCGAGCCTGCAGGGGGCGCAACGATCCCAAGAAACCCCTACCTTCTCCAGTAGGGCAT GAAACAGATGTACTGAAGAAGACCCAAGGAGTTGGTCCTATTCGTAAAGTAGTGCTGGCCAAAGAAGATCACGAGGGACTTGGAATTTCAATCACG GGTGGTAAGGAACACGGGGTGCCCATCCTGATCTCAGAGATCCATCCTACCCAGCCTGCGGAGCGCTGTGGGGGGCTCCATGTGGGTGATGCCATCCTGGCTGTCAACAGCATCAACCTGAGGGACGCCAAACACAAGGAAGCCGTCACCATCCTCTCACAACAG aggggagagatagagttTGAGGTTGTGTACGTAGCCCCGGAGGTGGACTCTGACGATGAGAACGTGGAGTATGAGGATGACGACGGCCATCGCTACCGGCTCTACCTAGATGAGCTGGAGGAGGGGTCAGCCTCCAGCAGGAACAACGGCACCGCAGACTCCGCATCGCTACAAG CTCTGGAGAAGATGTCCGTGAGTGACAGCCCGGAGAACGGAGACACCGGGATCTCCAGTGAGACGACATCGGAGGAGACCATGTCTAAGGCTGCTGAGTCCGGAGAGAGCTCGTCATAG
- the LOC139407101 gene encoding Golgi-associated PDZ and coiled-coil motif-containing protein isoform X2, whose translation MSASAGVSPSAQGTALVSPGTGMSMFRWLEVLEKEFDKAFVDVDLLLGEIDPDQADITYEGRQKMTSLSSCFAQLCHKAQTIFQLNHKVEAQLVGLRSELTDVQAERVVVEREVHDQLLQLHAMQLQLHAKAGQTVDSDSIKDRMERELQDNKKEKVKEVKLEAEVKLHKKENEALRRHIAVLQAEVYGARLAAKYLDKELAGRVQQIQLLGRDMKGPAHDKLWNQLEAEIHLHRHKTVIRACRGRNDPKKPLPSPVGHETDVLKKTQGVGPIRKVVLAKEDHEGLGISITGGKEHGVPILISEIHPTQPAERCGGLHVGDAILAVNSINLRDAKHKEAVTILSQQRGEIEFEVVYVAPEVDSDDENVEYEDDDGHRYRLYLDELEEGSASSRNNGTADSASLQALEKMSVSDSPENGDTGISSETTSEETMSKAAESGESSS comes from the exons ATGTCTGCCTCGGCCGGTGTCTCTCCGTCAGCCCAGGGCACTGCCCTGGTCAGTCCAGGCACGGGGATGTCCATGTTTCGGTGGCTTGAGGTTCTGGAGAAGGAGTTTGACAAGGCGTTTGTTGACGTCGATTTACTACTGGGAGAAATCGATCCAGATCAAGCTGACATCACCTACGAGGGTCGTCAAAAGATGACAAGTCTCAGCTCCTGTTTTGCTCAGCTTTGCCACAAAGCCCAGACGATTTTTCAACTTAATCACAAAGTCGAG gctCAGCTGGTTGGCCTGCGATCGGAGCTGACTGACGTGCAGGCAGAgagggtggtggtggagagggaggTTCACGACCAGCTCCTCCAGCTCCATGCCATGCAGCTGCAGCTTCACGCCAAGGCTGGGCAGACCGTGGACTCGGACTCCATCAAAGACAGGATG gagaGGGAGCTGCAGGACAACAAGAAGGAGAAGGTGAAGGAAGTGAAGTTGGAGGCAGAGGTCAAGCTGCATAAGAAGGAGAATGAGGCCCTCCGCAGGCACATCGCCGTACTGCAGGCTGAGGTCTACGGGGCTAGACTGGCAGCCAAGTACCTGGACAAAGAGCTGGCTGGAAG AGTTCAGCAGATCCAGTTACTGGGTCGGGACATGAAGGGGCCCGCTCATGACAAACTATGGAACCAGCTGGAGGCTGAGATCCACCTCCACCGCCACAAGACAGTCATCCGAGCCTGCAGGGGGCGCAACGATCCCAAGAAACCCCTACCTTCTCCAGTAGGGCAT GAAACAGATGTACTGAAGAAGACCCAAGGAGTTGGTCCTATTCGTAAAGTAGTGCTGGCCAAAGAAGATCACGAGGGACTTGGAATTTCAATCACG GGTGGTAAGGAACACGGGGTGCCCATCCTGATCTCAGAGATCCATCCTACCCAGCCTGCGGAGCGCTGTGGGGGGCTCCATGTGGGTGATGCCATCCTGGCTGTCAACAGCATCAACCTGAGGGACGCCAAACACAAGGAAGCCGTCACCATCCTCTCACAACAG aggggagagatagagttTGAGGTTGTGTACGTAGCCCCGGAGGTGGACTCTGACGATGAGAACGTGGAGTATGAGGATGACGACGGCCATCGCTACCGGCTCTACCTAGATGAGCTGGAGGAGGGGTCAGCCTCCAGCAGGAACAACGGCACCGCAGACTCCGCATCGCTACAAG CTCTGGAGAAGATGTCCGTGAGTGACAGCCCGGAGAACGGAGACACCGGGATCTCCAGTGAGACGACATCGGAGGAGACCATGTCTAAGGCTGCTGAGTCCGGAGAGAGCTCGTCATAG